A portion of the Streptomyces sp. NBC_00376 genome contains these proteins:
- a CDS encoding glycosyltransferase family 2 protein has protein sequence MPEPRIAVSVITMGDRPQEVEALLASVAGQDVRPHRLVVVGNGSPLPDFSAFPGLSDLSGGVTTIELPENLGCPGGRNVALQRLAEFGDVDVVIELDDDGLLVDNGVFRKVRELFAADPRLGIVGFRIADEHGETQRRHVPRLRATDPMRGGPVTAFLGGGHAFSMKMLAQTGPWPAEFFFTHEETDLSWRALDAGWKILYEPDLLLQHPKTSPARHSVYYRMTARNRVWLARRNLPLPLVPAYLGTWTLLTVARTRSATGLRAWAGGFAEGVRTPCGRRQPMRWRTVWRMTKLGRPPVI, from the coding sequence GTGCCCGAACCACGCATCGCCGTATCCGTCATCACCATGGGCGATCGCCCGCAGGAGGTCGAGGCCCTGCTGGCCTCGGTGGCCGGGCAGGACGTCCGTCCGCACCGGCTCGTCGTGGTGGGCAACGGATCGCCCCTCCCCGACTTCAGCGCCTTTCCCGGCCTGTCCGATCTGTCCGGCGGGGTGACGACGATCGAGCTGCCCGAGAACCTGGGCTGCCCCGGGGGCCGCAACGTCGCCCTGCAGAGGCTGGCGGAGTTCGGCGACGTGGATGTCGTCATCGAACTCGACGACGACGGGCTCCTGGTCGACAACGGGGTGTTCCGCAAGGTCCGGGAGCTGTTCGCCGCCGACCCGCGGCTCGGCATCGTCGGCTTCCGGATCGCCGACGAGCACGGCGAGACCCAGCGCCGCCACGTGCCCCGGCTGCGCGCCACCGACCCGATGCGGGGCGGACCGGTCACCGCGTTCCTGGGCGGCGGCCACGCCTTCTCCATGAAGATGCTCGCCCAGACCGGTCCCTGGCCCGCGGAGTTCTTCTTCACCCACGAGGAGACGGACCTGTCCTGGCGGGCGCTCGACGCGGGCTGGAAGATCCTCTACGAGCCCGACCTGCTGCTCCAGCACCCCAAGACCTCCCCGGCCAGGCACTCCGTCTACTACCGGATGACGGCCCGCAACCGGGTCTGGCTGGCCCGCCGGAACCTGCCCCTCCCCCTGGTCCCTGCCTACCTGGGCACCTGGACCCTCCTCACCGTGGCCCGCACCCGCTCGGCGACGGGTCTGCGCGCCTGGGCCGGCGGCTTCGCCGAGGGCGTCCGTACCCCGTGCGGGCGAAGGCAGCCGATGCGCTGGCGCACGGTGTGGCGGATGACGAAACTGGGCCGGCCGCCGGTCATCTGA
- a CDS encoding MazG-like family protein codes for MDQQSTHAHEDHDREDRDHDTWRTIDELHGWLDAETGIPPEQDLLLRMLKLSEEVGEVAQAVIGAAGQNPRKGASHSWQDVEAELCDVIVTAMVALRTLTPDAAAVFDRHVRRVAARPRSPLAPSPQSPGTAS; via the coding sequence ATGGACCAGCAGAGCACCCATGCCCACGAGGACCACGACCGCGAGGACCGGGACCACGACACCTGGCGGACGATCGACGAGCTGCACGGCTGGCTCGACGCGGAGACCGGCATCCCGCCCGAGCAGGATCTGCTGCTGAGGATGCTGAAGCTGTCGGAGGAGGTGGGCGAGGTCGCCCAGGCCGTCATCGGGGCGGCCGGCCAGAACCCGCGCAAGGGCGCCAGCCATTCATGGCAGGACGTGGAGGCCGAGCTCTGCGACGTCATCGTGACGGCGATGGTGGCCCTGCGCACCCTCACCCCCGACGCGGCAGCCGTCTTCGACCGGCATGTGCGACGCGTCGCGGCACGCCCGCGCTCCCCGCTCGCCCCGTCCCCGCAGAGCCCCGGCACCGCATCCTGA
- a CDS encoding PhzF family phenazine biosynthesis protein gives MSRHPDTQVLRYTAFSADPEGGNPAGVVLDASGLDDAAMLAVAAELGYSESAFLTGRGEPADNEPSEGEPVGTGAPGAREYAIRYFSPKAEVPFCGHATVATALALAERDGPGDLVFDTRAGTVPVTVTREGAELRATLTSVEPDVMDIAPDDLAEALAALDWPAADLDPSLPPRIAFAGARHLVLAAATRERLADLSYDFARLEALMHRLDLTTLQLVWRAAPDVFHVRDPFPVGGVVEDPATGAAAAAFGAYLRDRGLVPEAAVLTLHQGEDMGRPGTLTVELRADDARVRVSGTGTRIGG, from the coding sequence ATGAGCCGTCATCCGGATACCCAGGTCCTGCGCTACACCGCGTTCTCCGCCGACCCCGAGGGCGGCAATCCCGCCGGGGTGGTCCTCGACGCGTCCGGACTCGACGACGCCGCCATGCTGGCCGTCGCTGCGGAGCTGGGGTACAGCGAGTCGGCGTTCCTGACCGGGCGGGGAGAGCCGGCCGACAACGAACCGAGCGAGGGCGAACCCGTCGGCACTGGGGCGCCGGGCGCCCGGGAGTACGCCATCCGCTACTTCAGCCCGAAGGCCGAGGTCCCGTTCTGCGGCCACGCCACCGTCGCGACGGCCCTCGCCCTGGCCGAGCGCGACGGCCCCGGCGACCTGGTGTTCGACACGCGCGCGGGCACGGTCCCGGTCACCGTCACCCGGGAGGGCGCCGAGCTCCGTGCCACGCTCACCAGCGTCGAACCGGACGTCATGGACATCGCCCCCGACGACCTGGCCGAGGCGCTCGCCGCGCTGGACTGGCCGGCCGCCGATCTCGACCCGTCCCTGCCGCCCCGGATCGCCTTCGCGGGCGCCCGTCACCTGGTGCTGGCCGCCGCGACCCGTGAACGTCTCGCCGACCTCTCGTACGACTTCGCGCGCCTCGAAGCGCTGATGCACCGGCTGGACCTGACGACCCTGCAACTGGTGTGGCGGGCCGCGCCGGACGTCTTCCACGTCCGCGACCCGTTCCCGGTCGGCGGCGTCGTCGAGGACCCCGCCACGGGCGCTGCGGCGGCCGCCTTCGGCGCCTATCTCCGTGACCGGGGCCTCGTTCCCGAAGCGGCGGTCCTCACTCTCCACCAGGGCGAGGACATGGGCCGCCCCGGCACACTCACGGTCGAACTGCGGGCGGACGACGCCCGGGTGCGGGTGAGCGGAACCGGAACCCGCATCGGGGGCTGA
- a CDS encoding lamin tail domain-containing protein, with translation MRIRTAAPLALAAATALAGSLLVSAPASAASHQGGLHLGKIQYDSPGKDTRSNSSLNAEWVDIHNNGKSKLQLKGYKLKDNTGYTYTFGSYTIGAGKTVKVHTGRGKNASGNVYWNRGSYVWNNTGDKARLIKPNGRLQDSCSWTKSDKGTKNCH, from the coding sequence ATGCGCATACGCACCGCGGCACCCCTCGCCCTGGCGGCCGCCACCGCCCTGGCCGGCTCGCTGCTCGTCTCCGCCCCCGCCTCGGCCGCCTCGCACCAGGGCGGGCTGCACCTCGGCAAGATCCAGTACGACAGCCCCGGCAAGGACACCCGCAGCAACTCGTCCCTCAACGCCGAGTGGGTGGACATCCACAACAACGGCAAGTCGAAGCTCCAGCTCAAGGGCTACAAGCTCAAGGACAACACCGGCTACACGTACACCTTCGGCAGCTACACCATCGGCGCGGGCAAGACCGTCAAGGTCCACACCGGCCGGGGCAAGAACGCGTCGGGCAACGTGTACTGGAACCGCGGTTCGTACGTGTGGAACAACACCGGTGACAAGGCCCGGCTGATCAAGCCGAACGGCAGGCTCCAGGACTCCTGCTCCTGGACGAAGTCCGACAAGGGCACCAAGAACTGCCACTGA
- a CDS encoding SDR family oxidoreductase → MSNKLLNFDPQSGPESGPKTAVVTGAGSGIGRAVALALTGAGWSVALAGRRPGPLAETAALAGEHARVITVPADVSRPEDVTALFSSVRECFGRLDLLFNNAGTFGPRSVPVEDLSVADWRAVVDVNVTGAFLCAQAAYRLMKEQDPQGGRIINNGSISAHAPRPHSVAYTTTKHAMTGLTKSLSLDGRPYRIACGQIDIGNAATDMTEQMRTGILQANGELAVEPVMAAADVARTVLHMAELPLEANMQFATVLATAMPYVGRG, encoded by the coding sequence ATGAGCAACAAACTGTTGAATTTCGATCCGCAGTCCGGCCCGGAGTCCGGTCCGAAGACGGCGGTCGTGACGGGCGCGGGCTCCGGCATCGGCCGCGCGGTGGCGCTCGCCCTGACCGGCGCCGGCTGGTCGGTGGCGCTCGCGGGCCGGCGGCCCGGACCGCTCGCCGAGACGGCCGCGCTGGCCGGGGAGCACGCCCGGGTGATCACCGTCCCCGCCGACGTGTCCCGCCCCGAGGACGTGACCGCGCTCTTCTCCTCGGTACGGGAGTGCTTCGGCCGCCTCGACCTGCTCTTCAACAACGCGGGTACGTTCGGCCCGCGTTCCGTCCCCGTGGAGGACCTCTCGGTGGCGGACTGGCGAGCGGTGGTGGACGTGAACGTCACGGGCGCGTTCCTGTGCGCGCAGGCGGCGTACCGGCTGATGAAGGAACAGGACCCGCAGGGCGGCCGGATCATCAACAACGGCTCGATCTCCGCCCACGCGCCGCGCCCGCACTCGGTCGCCTACACCACGACCAAGCACGCCATGACGGGGCTGACGAAGTCGCTGTCGCTGGACGGGCGTCCGTACCGGATCGCCTGCGGGCAGATCGACATCGGCAACGCGGCCACGGACATGACCGAGCAGATGCGGACCGGCATCCTCCAGGCCAACGGCGAACTCGCGGTCGAGCCGGTGATGGCGGCGGCGGACGTGGCCCGGACGGTGCTCCACATGGCGGAGCTGCCTCTGGAGGCGAACATGCAGTTCGCGACGGTACTGGCGACGGCGATGCCGTACGTGGGGCGCGGCTGA
- a CDS encoding alkaline phosphatase D family protein, whose amino-acid sequence MTHSSHQQEMRDAARQVGRRRFLTVTGAAAALAFSVNLPAAGTASAAELDAKKIGDDPFTLGVASGDPLPDSVLLWTRLAPRPYEPGSGLPRARVQVRWELARDERFSRVVRRGSATAHPEFDHSVHVEVKGLEADRVFYYRFRTGTWTSPVGRTRTAPARGARNSSLSLAAVSCQAYHDGYFTAYKHLAQEDVDVVFHLGDYLYEYAVNATGGARNHTDRRLPAHYNRETVTLEDYRLRYGLYKSDPDLRAAHAAHPFVVTWDDHETENNYAGETPENDVPPEEFLLRRAAAYRAYWENQPLRAPQRPTGPDMRLYRRLQFGRLAQFDILDTRQYRSDQAYGDGWQTPGPESEDPSRTMTGATQERWLIDGWHASRATWNVVPQQVTFAQRRDVPTGAFKLSMDAWDGYPASRARILKGAEAAGVDNLMVLTGDVHVGYGFDLKKDFDDPASRTLGTEIVATSITSGKDGSDKPGSWNNQMQANPHMKFFNGRRGYAVVTLGREQARADYRTVSAVTTPGAPLATAASFVTEVGNQGLTPA is encoded by the coding sequence ATGACACACTCATCGCACCAGCAGGAGATGCGCGACGCGGCCAGGCAGGTCGGGCGCCGCCGTTTCCTCACCGTCACCGGCGCGGCCGCCGCGCTCGCCTTCTCGGTCAACCTGCCCGCCGCGGGCACCGCGAGCGCCGCCGAGCTGGACGCGAAGAAGATCGGCGACGACCCGTTCACCCTCGGCGTCGCCTCCGGCGACCCGCTTCCCGACTCGGTCCTGCTGTGGACGAGACTCGCGCCGCGCCCCTACGAGCCCGGCAGCGGACTGCCCCGGGCCCGGGTGCAGGTGCGCTGGGAACTCGCCCGCGACGAGCGGTTCTCCCGCGTCGTGCGGCGCGGATCGGCCACCGCCCACCCGGAGTTCGACCACAGCGTCCACGTCGAGGTCAAGGGCCTCGAAGCCGACCGCGTCTTCTACTACCGCTTCCGCACCGGAACGTGGACCAGCCCCGTCGGCCGGACCCGCACCGCGCCCGCCCGCGGCGCCCGCAACAGCTCGCTGAGCCTGGCCGCCGTCTCCTGCCAGGCGTACCACGACGGCTACTTCACCGCGTACAAGCACCTCGCCCAGGAGGACGTCGACGTCGTCTTCCACCTCGGCGACTACCTCTACGAGTACGCCGTCAACGCGACCGGCGGCGCCCGCAACCACACCGACCGCAGGCTCCCCGCCCACTACAACCGGGAGACGGTCACGCTGGAGGACTACCGGCTGCGGTACGGCCTCTACAAGTCCGACCCCGATCTGCGCGCCGCCCACGCCGCACACCCCTTCGTCGTCACCTGGGACGACCACGAGACCGAGAACAACTACGCGGGCGAGACCCCCGAGAACGACGTCCCGCCGGAGGAGTTCCTGCTGCGCCGGGCCGCCGCGTACCGCGCCTACTGGGAGAACCAGCCGCTGCGCGCCCCGCAGCGCCCCACCGGCCCCGACATGAGGCTCTACCGGCGCCTGCAGTTCGGCCGGCTCGCCCAGTTCGACATCCTCGACACCCGCCAGTACCGCAGCGACCAGGCGTACGGCGACGGCTGGCAGACGCCCGGACCGGAGTCCGAGGACCCGTCGCGCACCATGACCGGCGCCACCCAGGAACGCTGGCTGATCGACGGCTGGCACGCCTCGCGGGCCACCTGGAACGTCGTACCGCAGCAGGTCACCTTCGCCCAGCGGCGCGACGTCCCCACCGGCGCGTTCAAGTTGTCCATGGACGCGTGGGACGGCTACCCCGCCTCCAGGGCCCGCATCCTGAAGGGCGCCGAGGCCGCCGGGGTCGACAACCTGATGGTGCTGACCGGCGATGTGCACGTCGGCTACGGCTTCGACCTGAAGAAGGACTTCGACGACCCCGCCTCCCGCACCCTCGGCACGGAGATCGTCGCCACCTCCATCACCAGCGGCAAGGACGGCTCGGACAAGCCCGGCAGCTGGAACAACCAGATGCAGGCCAACCCGCACATGAAGTTCTTCAACGGCCGCCGCGGGTACGCCGTCGTCACACTGGGCCGGGAGCAGGCACGCGCCGACTACCGCACGGTGTCCGCCGTCACCACCCCCGGCGCGCCCCTCGCGACGGCCGCCTCGTTCGTCACCGAGGTTGGCAACCAGGGCCTCACCCCTGCGTGA
- a CDS encoding Gfo/Idh/MocA family protein → MSGTVRWGVLATGGIATTFAEDLRSMPDTEVVAVASRTDASAQAFAERFGIPRAYGSWAALAADDEVDVVYVATPHSAHREAAALCLEAGKHVLCEKAFTLNAREADELVKLARDRGLFLMEAMWTYCNPVIRRMTELVRDGAIGEIRTVQADFGLAGPFGPEHRLRDRALGGGALLDLGVYPVSFAQLLLGEPDRVQADAVLSPEGVDLHTAMLLGWSEAGASALLNCSLVADTPQTAAVTGTKGRIEFPRGFFYPERFVLHRPGHEPEEFTAGTGAGAGAAELRGMQFEQAEVVRALRAGETESPLVPLDGSLAVMRTLDAVRDRIGVRYAADGITQG, encoded by the coding sequence ATGAGCGGCACTGTGCGGTGGGGTGTGCTGGCGACCGGCGGTATCGCCACGACGTTCGCCGAGGATCTCCGGTCGATGCCGGACACGGAAGTGGTGGCCGTCGCATCTCGGACGGACGCCTCGGCGCAGGCGTTCGCCGAGCGGTTCGGGATACCCCGGGCGTACGGCAGCTGGGCCGCGCTCGCCGCCGACGACGAGGTCGATGTGGTGTACGTCGCCACGCCGCACTCGGCACACCGGGAGGCGGCGGCGCTCTGTCTGGAGGCCGGGAAGCACGTGCTGTGCGAGAAGGCGTTCACGCTCAACGCCCGGGAGGCGGACGAGCTGGTGAAGCTCGCCCGGGACCGGGGGCTCTTCCTGATGGAGGCCATGTGGACGTACTGCAACCCGGTCATCCGGCGCATGACGGAGCTGGTGCGGGACGGCGCCATCGGTGAGATCCGCACCGTGCAGGCCGACTTCGGGCTCGCGGGCCCGTTCGGGCCCGAGCACCGGCTGCGCGACCGGGCGCTGGGCGGCGGCGCGCTGCTGGACCTCGGGGTCTATCCGGTGTCGTTCGCGCAGCTGCTGCTGGGCGAGCCGGACCGGGTGCAGGCCGACGCGGTGCTCTCCCCCGAGGGCGTCGATCTGCACACCGCGATGCTGCTGGGCTGGTCGGAGGCGGGCGCCTCGGCGCTGCTGAACTGCTCGCTCGTCGCGGACACCCCGCAGACCGCGGCGGTCACGGGCACGAAGGGCCGGATCGAGTTCCCGCGCGGCTTCTTCTACCCGGAGCGGTTCGTACTGCACCGGCCGGGACACGAGCCCGAGGAGTTCACCGCCGGAACCGGAGCCGGTGCCGGTGCCGCAGAGCTGCGCGGGATGCAGTTCGAGCAGGCCGAGGTGGTGCGGGCGCTGCGGGCGGGCGAGACGGAGTCGCCGCTGGTGCCGCTGGACGGGTCACTGGCCGTGATGCGGACGCTCGACGCGGTACGTGACCGCATCGGCGTCCGCTACGCGGCGGACGGCATCACGCAGGGGTGA
- a CDS encoding small ribosomal subunit Rsm22 family protein, giving the protein MNATLPSAEVLRATLAGLLDGLPPKQAAQAVERLIANYRGTTPTDAPVLRDRSDVAAYAAYRMPATFEAVRSALDALREAAPDWAPVTHTDVGGGTGAASWAVAGAWEGEEPRTTVLDWAEPALALGRELAELSGIPALRAAEWRRARIGAGLELAPTDLITVSYVLNELTADVRAALVDTAAAAAQAVVVVEPGTPDGYARIIEARDRLIAAGLTVAAPCPHSAACPIEPGTDWCHFSARVSRSSLHRQVKGGSLPYEDEKFSYVVATRFGTQPVAARVTRKPQIRKGQVLLDLCTRDEALRRATVTKRHGELYRAARDVAWGDEWPPPGEDG; this is encoded by the coding sequence GTGAACGCCACCCTCCCCTCCGCGGAAGTCCTGCGCGCGACGCTCGCCGGACTGCTCGACGGACTGCCGCCCAAGCAGGCCGCCCAGGCCGTCGAACGGCTCATCGCCAACTACCGCGGGACCACCCCGACCGACGCGCCGGTGCTCCGTGACCGCTCCGACGTCGCCGCGTACGCCGCGTACCGGATGCCCGCCACCTTCGAAGCGGTACGGTCCGCCCTCGACGCGCTCCGGGAGGCCGCCCCGGACTGGGCGCCCGTCACGCACACCGACGTCGGCGGCGGCACCGGAGCGGCGAGCTGGGCCGTGGCCGGGGCCTGGGAGGGGGAGGAGCCGCGCACCACCGTGCTGGACTGGGCCGAGCCCGCACTCGCCCTCGGCCGTGAACTGGCGGAGCTCTCCGGGATCCCCGCCCTGCGCGCCGCCGAGTGGCGCCGGGCCCGGATCGGCGCGGGCCTCGAACTCGCCCCCACGGACCTGATCACCGTCTCCTACGTACTCAACGAGCTGACCGCGGACGTCCGCGCCGCCCTCGTCGACACCGCCGCCGCGGCGGCGCAGGCGGTCGTGGTCGTCGAACCGGGCACCCCCGACGGCTACGCCCGGATCATCGAGGCCCGCGACCGGCTGATCGCCGCCGGGCTGACGGTCGCCGCGCCCTGCCCGCACAGCGCGGCCTGCCCGATCGAGCCGGGCACGGACTGGTGCCACTTCTCGGCCCGGGTCAGCCGCTCCTCGCTGCACCGCCAGGTCAAGGGCGGCTCGCTGCCCTACGAGGACGAGAAGTTCAGCTACGTGGTGGCGACCCGCTTCGGGACACAGCCCGTGGCGGCGCGGGTCACCCGCAAGCCGCAGATCCGCAAGGGGCAGGTGCTGCTGGACCTGTGCACCCGTGACGAGGCCCTGCGGCGTGCCACGGTCACCAAGCGGCACGGCGAGCTGTACCGGGCCGCCCGGGACGTCGCGTGGGGCGACGAGTGGCCGCCCCCCGGGGAGGACGGCTGA
- the ddaH gene encoding dimethylargininase yields MPREATPRRYLMCAPTHFRVTYSINPWMDPSKPVDLPLAQTQWEDLRDRYRALGHTVELIAPRPELPDMVFAANGAAVIDGRVLGARFAYRERYEEAGAHREWFRANGFTEIHEPDHVNEGEGDFAVTASYVLAGRGFRSSPLSHGEAQEFFGRPVIGLDLVDPRYYHLDTALSVLDDAGDEIMYYPGAFSPGSRSVLARLFPDALIAEEADAAALGLNAVSDGFHVLLPQAATGLFDPLRARGFEPVPMDLGELLKGGGSVKCCTQELRG; encoded by the coding sequence TTGCCTCGTGAAGCCACACCCCGCCGCTACCTGATGTGCGCGCCCACGCATTTCAGGGTGACGTACTCCATCAACCCCTGGATGGACCCCAGCAAGCCCGTGGATCTCCCCCTGGCCCAGACCCAGTGGGAGGACCTGCGCGACCGGTACCGCGCCCTCGGGCACACCGTGGAGCTGATCGCCCCCCGCCCCGAGCTGCCCGACATGGTGTTCGCCGCCAACGGCGCCGCCGTCATCGACGGCCGGGTGCTGGGCGCCCGCTTCGCGTACCGGGAGCGGTACGAGGAGGCCGGGGCCCACCGCGAGTGGTTCCGGGCCAACGGCTTCACCGAGATCCATGAGCCGGACCACGTCAACGAGGGCGAGGGCGACTTCGCGGTCACCGCGTCGTACGTGCTGGCCGGGCGGGGCTTCCGGTCCAGTCCGCTCTCGCACGGCGAGGCGCAGGAGTTCTTCGGGCGCCCGGTGATCGGGCTCGATCTGGTCGACCCGCGCTACTACCACCTGGACACGGCGCTGTCCGTGCTCGACGACGCGGGCGACGAGATCATGTACTACCCGGGGGCGTTCTCGCCGGGCAGCCGGTCGGTGCTGGCCCGGCTCTTCCCGGACGCGCTGATCGCCGAGGAGGCGGACGCGGCGGCGCTCGGGCTGAACGCGGTGAGCGACGGGTTCCATGTGCTGCTGCCGCAGGCCGCGACGGGGCTCTTCGATCCGCTGCGGGCGCGGGGCTTCGAACCGGTGCCGATGGACCTGGGCGAGCTGCTCAAGGGCGGCGGCAGCGTGAAGTGCTGCACGCAGGAGCTGCGGGGGTAG
- a CDS encoding bifunctional DNA primase/polymerase translates to MGADFGRYRGSESKFSQWLRRRPKPQQSAVDDTAREALLLAVAEAGMPIAPAAHPVGYRCSCERIGCPTPARHPISFAWQTQSTTDRAQIERWARSQPQANFITATGMIHDVLDVPLSAGTQALERLLAAGIDVGPVARSGDDRMLFFTATRGTPEDEDEWWPCELDCHPETMDEHPGLRWHCRGSYVLLPPALLPGELDVRWVRGPENPLPDPLTLLETLTDACAQYADAADQSDLDHDSVAWPMSR, encoded by the coding sequence ATGGGCGCCGATTTCGGCCGTTATCGCGGCTCAGAGAGCAAATTTTCCCAATGGCTGCGACGCCGACCCAAACCGCAGCAGAGCGCGGTCGACGACACCGCCCGGGAGGCGCTGCTCCTGGCCGTCGCCGAGGCCGGAATGCCGATCGCGCCCGCCGCCCATCCGGTCGGATACCGATGTTCGTGCGAACGCATCGGCTGTCCCACCCCCGCCCGGCACCCGATCTCCTTCGCCTGGCAGACGCAGTCCACCACCGACCGGGCCCAGATCGAGCGCTGGGCCCGCAGTCAGCCGCAGGCCAACTTCATCACCGCGACCGGCATGATCCACGACGTGCTCGACGTGCCGCTGTCCGCGGGCACCCAGGCACTGGAACGCCTTCTCGCCGCCGGCATCGACGTCGGCCCCGTCGCCCGCTCCGGCGACGACCGGATGCTCTTCTTCACCGCCACCCGGGGTACGCCCGAGGACGAGGACGAATGGTGGCCGTGCGAGCTCGACTGCCATCCCGAGACCATGGACGAACATCCGGGGCTGCGGTGGCACTGCCGGGGCAGCTACGTGCTCCTGCCGCCGGCCCTGCTCCCCGGCGAACTGGACGTGCGGTGGGTGCGCGGGCCGGAGAACCCGTTGCCCGATCCGCTGACCCTGCTGGAGACGCTCACCGACGCGTGCGCGCAGTACGCGGACGCGGCGGACCAGAGCGATCTCGACCATGACTCGGTGGCCTGGCCGATGAGCCGTTAG
- the efeU gene encoding iron uptake transporter permease EfeU, with protein sequence MFSNFLIGLREGLEASLVVCILIAYLVKTGNKDKLVPIWTGVGIAIVVSLAFGAGLEFGSQEMTFKAQEALGGSLSIVSVGLVTWMVFWMRRTARHLKTELHGKLDAALAMGTGALVATALLAVGREGLETSLFVWRAVHAADDGWHPMIGALLGIASAVVLGWLFYRGALKINLSKFFTWTGGMLVVVAAGVLAYGVHDLQEAEFIGGLHNRAFDISTTIPPDSWYGTLLKGTFNFQPDPTVLQVTVWALYLIPTLALFLAPVGFGRSGGALSGGATDQKARKATDEKPEADSAGDGARDGDGAVHDGERLRDGARRAGSGTGGNQV encoded by the coding sequence GTGTTCAGCAACTTCCTGATCGGCCTGCGTGAGGGCCTTGAGGCCAGCCTGGTCGTCTGCATCCTCATCGCCTATCTGGTGAAGACCGGCAACAAGGACAAGCTGGTGCCGATCTGGACCGGCGTCGGGATCGCGATCGTCGTCAGCCTGGCGTTCGGCGCCGGGCTCGAATTCGGTTCGCAGGAGATGACGTTCAAGGCCCAGGAGGCGCTGGGCGGTTCGCTGTCGATCGTCTCCGTCGGCCTGGTCACCTGGATGGTCTTCTGGATGCGGCGCACCGCGCGGCACCTGAAGACGGAGTTGCACGGCAAGCTCGACGCGGCGCTGGCGATGGGCACCGGCGCACTGGTCGCCACGGCGCTCCTCGCGGTGGGCCGGGAGGGTCTGGAGACCTCGCTGTTCGTGTGGCGTGCGGTGCACGCGGCGGACGACGGCTGGCACCCGATGATCGGCGCGCTCCTCGGGATCGCGTCCGCCGTCGTGCTGGGCTGGCTGTTCTACCGCGGTGCGCTGAAGATCAACCTGTCGAAGTTCTTCACCTGGACCGGCGGCATGCTGGTGGTCGTCGCCGCGGGCGTGCTCGCGTACGGCGTCCACGACCTCCAGGAAGCGGAGTTCATCGGCGGGCTCCACAACCGGGCGTTCGACATCAGCACCACGATCCCGCCGGACAGCTGGTACGGCACGCTGCTGAAGGGCACGTTCAACTTCCAGCCCGACCCGACCGTTCTCCAGGTCACGGTGTGGGCGCTGTATTTGATCCCCACCCTCGCGCTGTTCCTCGCCCCGGTAGGGTTCGGACGGTCAGGAGGGGCCCTCTCGGGAGGGGCGACGGATCAGAAGGCGCGGAAAGCAACGGATGAGAAGCCTGAGGCCGATTCGGCTGGCGACGGGGCTCGCGACGGCGACGGTGCTGTCCATGACGGCGAGCGGTTGCGTGACGGTGCACGGCGAGCTGGCAGTGGTACCGGCGGCAACCAGGTCTGA